The stretch of DNA AACTGGTGAGCAGACAGTAACGGTAGAGCCGACTCCGCAAACCAAAATCTTTGAAACATTACAATTAACCACGACAAAAAACGATGACAATACAGTATCGATTCACTATGAGGATTCTTCTGGCAAGACACTCAAAGTCACAGTGACACTAAGCAATTCTGAAAAACAATTATTCTCTGGAGAATTTTTTGCATCAAAGTTTGATACAAGTGTTGATGACGTCTCTGATACTCCGCATATAATAGAAATGATAGTAGAGCATGCAGAATACGGCACAGTAAACTCGTCAGTGTACAATCCGCAAGGAAATAATGAAAACACCATTTATGGTGTGTTTAGCCAGTAGACACTAACTCTACAAGCTTTGGTAATGCATTTGCAGAAGTCTCTCTAACTGAAAGATCCATTTCCGATGACATGACTGTTTTTTCCGGATTTACCTCGATTAAGACAGCTCCGTTTTGCTTTGCGTATAGCGGTAAAGTATTTGCAGGCGATACCACCAAAGACGTGCCTGCAATTATCATCACATCGCAGGTTTGTGCGTGGGAGATAGCCTCATCCCACACATCCTGTGGCAATCCTTCCCCAAACCAAACAACATCTGGGCGCAAAATGTTGCCGCACTTGCACTTTGGCGGAAGAGAGTCAAATGAAGTTGTGATGTTGTCCTTGAAATCACAAACGGTGCATTTTATACGGATTATACTGCCATGCAGTTCCAAAACATGCCTGCTTCCTGATCTTTGGTGGAGACCATCGATGTTTTGCGTCAATACGATTACTTCTTTGAATTTTGCAAGCTCAGATATTGCAAAATGTCCTGCATTTGGCTTTGCAGCCAGAATATTTGTCCGTCTTTCCTCATACCATTCCCAGACTAGCTTTGGGTCTTCATAGAATGCGTCAATTGTTGCAAGCTGCATCGAATCGTATTTTCTCCACAATCCATCTTTTCCCCTAAATGTAGGAATTCCGCTTTCTTGGGATATGCCGGCACCAGTGACAAAGACTATTTTCTTTGCGTCCTTGATTTGTCTGGATAAAGAATCAAACATTATCTTATTTCAACTTCGAGCAGGTCTTTTGCAGCAATCACAGAGCCATGAATTATCTTTGCTTCTTGGACCAGCTCGGACTCATCTTTGTATCTTGCAGAAAAATGAGTCAAGATTAGATTTGCCACATTTGCATTTTTTGCCAATGTTGCAGCTTCTTTTGCAGTAGAATGATTAGTCTCTATTGCTTTTTCTTTGAGCTTGTCAGAAAATGTGCAATCAAATGATAGATAGTCGCAATTTTTGAAAAACTCCTCTAATAGTTTGGTAGGCCTGGTGTCTCCAGAGATTCCGATTTTCTTGCCAGGCCTTTTTTCTCCAACTACTTGTGATGGTGTAAATGTCTTGTCACCAACTTTGATCTCTTTTCCTATCTGCAGGTCATGCCAGAGTGGGCCTTCAGGTATTCCTAGCTTTATTGCCTGGTCCCTGTCGAATTTGCCAGGCTTGTCTTTTTCCTCAAATAGATACGAGAACGCCAAGACAGAGTGTTCCGCCTTTTGCGCACGCACAAGGTACGTCTTTTCATCACATATTGTACCGGGGCTTACTGCAGTAATGATAACAGGAAATGACAATCCAAACTGCAAAATTCTAATGTTTTCCCCAATGAATTGTTCAATTCCGTCTGGGCCGTAGATCTCCACTGGCTCTGTTCTGTGCTGTAATGTCATGGTTTGGAGTAATCCAAGAACACCAATGCAGTGGTCTCCATGCATATGCGTTACAAAGATCTTCATTTTCTTGTTCCAGCCAAGGCCCGACTTCAAATACGATACCTGTGCACCTTCTCCTGCATCAAACATCAGAATTTCGCCTTCCCGCTCAAGGCAGATACATGACAGTCCTCTGTCTTCTGTTGGCTGCGCCGCCGATGTGCCCAAAAATACTAGCTTCATTTTACCAGAATCATCCTCGTTAGGCTCTTGTGTCTGTATATCTCATATTTTTTTGTCAGGTTTAGCTTGACTCCGTCGTCCAGGCCTTTCTTGCACATGATGGCAAATTTTGCCTTTTTTGGCATCTTTGAGATGAATTTTTTCATGATTTTCTTTGGCGGCTCGGAAACCTTGGATGCCGTGCCATATGGCAGATCAGTTACAATTCCATCAAAGCTCAGCTGGTCCATGTAATCATAATTTTGGTTGTACACCTCGGCAGAAAATCCGTTTTTCTTTAGATTATCCTTTGTTATTTTGCACATTTTCTCATCAAAATCAATTCCAATTGACTTGATTCCCATGGACTGCGCCTCAAGCAGAGTGCTGCCAGTTCCGCAAAACGGATCGCAGACTGTTTCATCGTCGTGAATTTTTGCCAGATTTATCATTGCTCGGGTGAGCTTCCAGTCCAGCTCATGATGGAATTTTGTGAGCTTTTCAGGTCGCTTTGCAGGCTCAAATTTAGTGGCAAACCCAAAAAAATTCTCTTCTTCTGTGAAAATCATGTATATCACAACGTCTGGGTCTTCCAGCGATACCTTAGCATTGCAAAAAGTAGAGACCATGCTGCCTAGCGATCTCTCTATTTCCGGAATGTCTACTGGTCTATCTGAGAGATTGATTGCCTTGCACATGAATGACTTTGCGCCAAACAAAAGAGAATAATTATTCTCATCAAAGAATACATTGGACATTTTGCGCAATAGCTGTCCTGCAGTTTTTACAAATGTGGCGCGTCTTGCAATTTTCTCCCAAGGAGTAACGCTTTGCACCAGAATCAAATTGGAAATGGTCTTGACTTTGGCAAATCTGTCGTACATTTTTACCAGTGTGACTACCTCGTCTACTGCTAATTCTGGATATTCTTTTGAAACTAGAAAAAAGCTTTCTGGCATTTAGATTGCCTTTGCAATTACTCCAGAGACGTCAACTATTGACGTGTTGCCAGGAATTGTATTTGCAGATATGATAGCAGAGACGCCAGATTTTTTAATTTTCTTTTCAGCATTGTCAATTAGTAACGCATGGGTGCATGCTACATAGACTCGTCCGCACTTTTGCTTTTTTAGAAACTGCGTTGCCTTGACAATACTTCCACCGGTGCTTATCATGTCATCCACTAGTACGAGGTCTCGCCCCTTTACTCCGTCAAGGTTTGCAGTCATGATCTGGACTTTGCCTGTCTTTCTGTCGCGCTGTTTTTGCAATGCAATGTAATTGGTTCCATAGAATTTTGCAAATTCCTTTGCCCGCTCTTTGCCACCCAAGTCTGGTGAGACCACAAGTGGGTTTTTGAGCCTGAGCTTTTTGAGATAGTTAGCTAGTTCTGGTACCGCAGAGACATTTTTGATTGGAATGGTAAAATGCTTGAGCCCAAGCATACTGTGCATATCAACTACTATAATTTTCGATGCGCCTGCGGCCGAGAGAAGCTTGGCAATAACCGATAACGTGACTATCTCTCCTTGGAGGAATTCTCTATCCTGTCGTGCGTATCCCATGTATGGTATGGCACAGATTACCTGCCTTGAGAACTGCCTTGCCTTTGAGATAAGTGACAATGTCTGCATCAGGTTGGTGTCAACGGGTGGGTATGTCGAATTTACTACAATGATTTTGCCTTTGGGTTTTGCAGAAATTGTAACCTTGCTTTCACCGTCTGGAAAGACTCGCAGCTCAGATGAAACAAAATTTGCCTTTAGTTTTCTTGCCAGTTTTCTTGCTAGATCTTCAGATGCCTTTCCGCCAATTACTGTAACTGCTGACAATAAATCAACAATCTAGGAGGGACTCTTAAGTTTTAGGAGAGACTTATTTTTTTGCTGGAGCAGCTGCAGCTGCCTCTTGTGGCTTTTCTTCTTTCTTTTCTGTCTTTTTGTTGGCATATGTCTCAACAAAGTTGATCTTCTCCAGTGTTGGGACAAACTTGAAGGCGTCCATCTGGATAAAGTGCTTGATAATTCTCAGGCTTTCTGCGCCAAAGATCTCTTCTGGAATTGTAACATCAAGTGTATTGCCGTTTAGCTTCGATGATATTTTCGAATCCTCCACTGGCAGGTGTCTTTTTAGAATGCCGTTGATCTTGTCTTCAGGTGTCTCTAGTGCCTTGAGCACGTTGACATCATAGACTACGGTCTTTCCTGCTAGTCGATGGTTGAAGTCAACTTGGACTCTGCCAGAGCCGACAAATCTTACGACTCCTGTTTTCTGATCAACTTCAATAGTATCGCCGACGCCGACCTTGTCTGCGTCTTCGCCTAGCTTTCTTAGTGGAATCATGCGGACTTTTCCAGAGTCGCGCTCGCCAAAGCCCTTGTCTGGTGTCACATCTACTGTTAGCTTGTCGCCCGCCTTTGCATTTGCTAAGGCATCATCAAGTCCTTTTAGGACCCAAGACTCGCCTACTGAGACCAGTTTTGGTTGGTACTTGATGTTTTCCTGGAATAGATTGTGCTTTTTTGCCTCATCCGCAATGGTGGTCTCTACTACTTCATTAGAGTCCTTTACCTTTGCAGTATAATCAATTAGAATCAATGAGCCTTTAGTGAATGCCATGC from Candidatus Nitrosotenuis aquarius encodes:
- the rnz gene encoding ribonuclease Z, producing the protein MKLVFLGTSAAQPTEDRGLSCICLEREGEILMFDAGEGAQVSYLKSGLGWNKKMKIFVTHMHGDHCIGVLGLLQTMTLQHRTEPVEIYGPDGIEQFIGENIRILQFGLSFPVIITAVSPGTICDEKTYLVRAQKAEHSVLAFSYLFEEKDKPGKFDRDQAIKLGIPEGPLWHDLQIGKEIKVGDKTFTPSQVVGEKRPGKKIGISGDTRPTKLLEEFFKNCDYLSFDCTFSDKLKEKAIETNHSTAKEAATLAKNANVANLILTHFSARYKDESELVQEAKIIHGSVIAAKDLLEVEIR
- a CDS encoding ribose-phosphate diphosphokinase; this encodes MSAVTVIGGKASEDLARKLARKLKANFVSSELRVFPDGESKVTISAKPKGKIIVVNSTYPPVDTNLMQTLSLISKARQFSRQVICAIPYMGYARQDREFLQGEIVTLSVIAKLLSAAGASKIIVVDMHSMLGLKHFTIPIKNVSAVPELANYLKKLRLKNPLVVSPDLGGKERAKEFAKFYGTNYIALQKQRDRKTGKVQIMTANLDGVKGRDLVLVDDMISTGGSIVKATQFLKKQKCGRVYVACTHALLIDNAEKKIKKSGVSAIISANTIPGNTSIVDVSGVIAKAI
- a CDS encoding DNA methyltransferase — encoded protein: MPESFFLVSKEYPELAVDEVVTLVKMYDRFAKVKTISNLILVQSVTPWEKIARRATFVKTAGQLLRKMSNVFFDENNYSLLFGAKSFMCKAINLSDRPVDIPEIERSLGSMVSTFCNAKVSLEDPDVVIYMIFTEEENFFGFATKFEPAKRPEKLTKFHHELDWKLTRAMINLAKIHDDETVCDPFCGTGSTLLEAQSMGIKSIGIDFDEKMCKITKDNLKKNGFSAEVYNQNYDYMDQLSFDGIVTDLPYGTASKVSEPPKKIMKKFISKMPKKAKFAIMCKKGLDDGVKLNLTKKYEIYRHKSLTRMILVK
- a CDS encoding peptidylprolyl isomerase — encoded protein: MAFTKGSLILIDYTAKVKDSNEVVETTIADEAKKHNLFQENIKYQPKLVSVGESWVLKGLDDALANAKAGDKLTVDVTPDKGFGERDSGKVRMIPLRKLGEDADKVGVGDTIEVDQKTGVVRFVGSGRVQVDFNHRLAGKTVVYDVNVLKALETPEDKINGILKRHLPVEDSKISSKLNGNTLDVTIPEEIFGAESLRIIKHFIQMDAFKFVPTLEKINFVETYANKKTEKKEEKPQEAAAAAPAKK
- a CDS encoding SIR2 family NAD-dependent protein deacylase, which translates into the protein MFDSLSRQIKDAKKIVFVTGAGISQESGIPTFRGKDGLWRKYDSMQLATIDAFYEDPKLVWEWYEERRTNILAAKPNAGHFAISELAKFKEVIVLTQNIDGLHQRSGSRHVLELHGSIIRIKCTVCDFKDNITTSFDSLPPKCKCGNILRPDVVWFGEGLPQDVWDEAISHAQTCDVMIIAGTSLVVSPANTLPLYAKQNGAVLIEVNPEKTVMSSEMDLSVRETSANALPKLVELVSTG